The Oscillospiraceae bacterium genome contains a region encoding:
- the phoP_1 gene encoding DNA-binding response regulator: MFTLAKILIVEDETAINELIRRNLQLVGHTCFSAFDGPAALEQLSREPVDLMLLDVMLPGLDGFAVYQQAQQVPTIFLTAKSGLPDRVRGLTMGADDYISKPFEMLELLARVEAVLRRTLKSRASFELDEMKIDFDSRQIFLRGCPVDCTPKEYALLETLVNNRNIALSRERLLELVWGYDFEGDTRTVDVHIQKLRRKLELEGRIKTVYKLGYRLEASP; the protein is encoded by the coding sequence TCCGCCGCAACCTGCAGCTGGTGGGGCATACCTGCTTCAGCGCGTTCGACGGGCCCGCCGCGCTGGAGCAGCTCAGCCGCGAACCGGTGGACCTGATGCTGCTGGACGTGATGCTTCCTGGGCTGGACGGCTTTGCCGTCTACCAGCAGGCGCAGCAGGTCCCCACCATTTTTCTCACGGCCAAAAGCGGCCTGCCCGACCGGGTGCGCGGCCTCACCATGGGGGCCGACGACTATATCTCCAAACCCTTTGAAATGCTGGAGCTGCTCGCCCGGGTCGAAGCCGTGCTGCGGCGCACCCTGAAAAGCCGCGCCTCCTTTGAGCTGGACGAAATGAAAATCGACTTCGACAGCCGCCAGATCTTCCTGCGCGGCTGCCCGGTGGATTGCACCCCCAAGGAATACGCGCTGCTGGAAACGCTGGTGAACAACCGGAACATCGCCCTTTCCCGCGAGCGGCTGCTGGAGCTGGTCTGGGGCTACGATTTCGAGGGCGATACCCGCACGGTGGACGTGCACATCCAGAAATTGCGCAGAAAGCTGGAATTGGAAGGCCGCATCAAGACCGTGTACAAGCTGGGCTACCGGCTGGAGGCGTCGCCATGA
- the rpsR gene encoding 30S ribosomal protein S18, whose product MAFERTEGRPQRPMRRGRKKVCSFCVDRVEHIDYKDVARLRKYVSERAKIIPRRVTGTCAFHQRELTIAIKRARHMALMPYVSD is encoded by the coding sequence ATGGCTTTTGAAAGAACCGAAGGCCGGCCCCAGCGCCCCATGCGCCGTGGCCGCAAAAAGGTCTGCAGCTTTTGTGTGGACCGCGTGGAGCACATCGACTATAAAGATGTGGCCCGCCTGCGCAAGTACGTGAGCGAGCGCGCCAAGATCATTCCCCGCCGCGTCACCGGCACCTGCGCATTCCATCAGCGCGAGCTGACCATCGCCATCAAGCGCGCCCGTCATATGGCCCTGATGCCCTATGTGAGCGACTAA
- a CDS encoding N-acetyltransferase translates to MEPTPKLCMRLAEPADLDELVRARLMVLRAANGLAPQAPLPQVEAETRRYFEEGLVTGSFAAVLVLAGGELAATGAVSFYEVMPTCHTPTGKKAYIMNMYTAPAWRRRGLATRVLDRLVRECRARGVDTITLEATAMGRPVYERYGFVPMECEMELPAGPDEN, encoded by the coding sequence ATGGAACCGACACCAAAACTGTGCATGCGGCTGGCGGAGCCCGCCGATCTGGACGAACTGGTGCGTGCGCGGCTGATGGTGCTGCGGGCGGCGAACGGCCTTGCGCCCCAGGCGCCCCTGCCGCAGGTGGAGGCGGAGACCCGGCGCTATTTTGAAGAGGGGCTTGTGACCGGCAGCTTTGCCGCGGTGCTGGTGCTGGCGGGCGGGGAGCTGGCGGCCACCGGAGCGGTGAGCTTTTATGAGGTGATGCCCACCTGCCACACGCCCACCGGGAAAAAGGCGTATATCATGAACATGTATACCGCCCCAGCCTGGCGCCGCAGGGGCCTGGCAACCAGGGTGCTGGACCGGCTGGTGCGGGAATGCCGCGCGCGGGGCGTGGATACCATTACGCTGGAGGCCACGGCCATGGGGCGGCCGGTGTATGAGCGCTATGGCTTTGTGCCCATGGAATGCGAGATGGAGCTGCCCGCCGGGCCCGATGAAAACTGA
- a CDS encoding single-stranded DNA-binding protein, with protein sequence MLNVVALMGRLVADPELRHTPQGVSVTTFTIAVDRSFVRQGEQRQADFIDIVAWRSSAEFVCKYFQKGSLIAVNGSIQTRTYQDKNGNNRKAFEIVADNVHFAGSKGGSGGQGGGSYAPRQEFPREAADQAVPSYSAGSNDDFAVIDEGEDLPF encoded by the coding sequence ATGCTGAATGTCGTAGCTTTGATGGGCCGGCTGGTGGCCGACCCGGAACTGCGCCACACCCCGCAGGGCGTGAGCGTGACCACCTTCACCATCGCCGTGGACCGCAGCTTTGTGCGCCAGGGCGAGCAGCGTCAGGCCGATTTCATCGACATTGTAGCCTGGCGCTCCAGTGCCGAGTTTGTCTGCAAATACTTCCAGAAGGGTTCCCTGATCGCCGTGAACGGCAGCATTCAGACCCGGACCTATCAGGATAAGAACGGCAACAACCGCAAGGCGTTCGAGATCGTTGCGGACAACGTTCATTTTGCAGGCAGCAAGGGCGGCAGCGGTGGCCAAGGCGGCGGCTCTTACGCGCCCCGGCAGGAATTTCCCCGCGAGGCGGCCGACCAGGCCGTTCCCAGCTACTCGGCCGGCAGCAACGACGATTTTGCCGTGATCGACGAGGGCGAGGATCTTCCGTTCTAA
- the rpsF gene encoding 30S ribosomal protein S6, protein MAKYETMLVTSAALDEEASTALVGKFKTLIEAHGTIDSVDEWGKRRLAYPINKQEEGVYTLIKFTCTPEFPAELDRVYKITDGVLRTIIVAEAE, encoded by the coding sequence ATGGCAAAGTACGAGACCATGCTGGTTACCAGTGCCGCTCTTGATGAGGAGGCTTCCACCGCTCTGGTGGGCAAGTTCAAAACCCTGATCGAGGCCCACGGTACCATCGATTCTGTTGACGAGTGGGGCAAGCGCAGGCTTGCTTATCCCATCAACAAACAGGAAGAAGGCGTGTACACGTTGATTAAATTCACCTGCACGCCCGAGTTCCCTGCCGAGCTGGACCGCGTTTACAAGATCACCGACGGCGTGCTCCGCACGATCATCGTGGCCGAAGCGGAATAA
- the yngB gene encoding putative UTP--glucose-1-phosphate uridylyltransferase YngB gives MAQKVRKAIIPAAGLGTRVLPATKAMPKEMLPIVDKPAIQYIVEEAVNAGIEEILIILGRNKSIIEDHFDRSPELEAALAKPGKEALLEESLGIANLANIFFVRQKQTLGLGHAVLMARPFTGSEPFVVMYGDDVILGEDPVAAQLIRAYEAYGRPAVGMKEVTPEAIVKYSSMKTAPIQGNHYLIDDMIEKPAPGQEFSLFSILGRCLLTPEIYTILEHTAPGAGGEIQLTDAMAEMARAGGITGVDFTGKRYDMGNKLGVMQAQVETALKHPEIGAAFRAYLRELAKEL, from the coding sequence ATGGCACAAAAAGTACGCAAGGCGATCATCCCCGCGGCAGGGCTTGGCACACGGGTGCTGCCGGCCACCAAAGCAATGCCCAAGGAGATGCTGCCCATTGTGGACAAGCCCGCCATCCAGTATATCGTGGAAGAGGCTGTGAACGCGGGCATCGAGGAGATCCTCATCATTCTCGGCCGCAACAAAAGCATCATCGAAGACCACTTCGACCGCAGCCCCGAGCTGGAAGCCGCCCTCGCAAAGCCGGGCAAAGAGGCCCTGCTGGAGGAATCCCTCGGCATTGCAAATCTCGCCAACATTTTCTTTGTGCGGCAAAAACAGACCCTGGGCCTGGGCCACGCGGTGCTCATGGCCAGGCCCTTCACCGGCAGCGAGCCGTTCGTGGTTATGTACGGCGACGACGTGATCCTGGGCGAAGACCCCGTGGCCGCCCAGCTCATCCGCGCTTACGAGGCGTACGGCCGCCCGGCGGTGGGCATGAAGGAAGTAACGCCCGAGGCCATTGTGAAGTATTCCAGCATGAAAACGGCCCCCATCCAGGGCAACCATTACCTGATCGACGACATGATCGAAAAGCCGGCCCCCGGCCAGGAGTTCAGCCTGTTCAGCATTCTGGGCCGCTGCCTGCTCACGCCCGAGATCTACACCATCCTGGAGCACACCGCCCCCGGCGCGGGGGGCGAGATCCAGCTCACCGACGCCATGGCCGAAATGGCCCGCGCGGGCGGCATCACCGGGGTGGACTTTACCGGCAAGCGCTACGATATGGGCAACAAGCTGGGCGTCATGCAGGCCCAGGTCGAGACCGCCCTCAAGCACCCGGAAATCGGCGCCGCCTTCCGCGCCTACCTGCGGGAGCTGGCAAAAGAGCTGTAA
- the prfB gene encoding peptide chain release factor 2, whose amino-acid sequence MITIDELKMQLGEHEHEVRELGDALAITASEKRVAELENKMTMPGFYDDTEASARVFAEMSALKGRLERYAKLKALYDDAETMLLLCEEENDPELIPEGESAVEAVTKAVEELQLITLLSGQYDKNNAILTFHAGTGGTEAQDWADMLFRMYNRWGAAHGYKVSTLDYQDGDEAGLKSASILVEGPNAYGMLKSENGVHRLVRVSPFDSQSRRQTSFASLEVMPELDDSIQVDIRPEDVEMQVFRSSGAGGQHINKTSSAVRLIHKPTGIVVSCQTERSQFQNRDTAMKMLASKLYQIKEQEHLDKIGDIKGVQKEIAWGHQIRSYVFMPYTLVKDHRTGYENGNVQAVMDGELDGFINAYLKAASKGELQDT is encoded by the coding sequence ATGATCACCATTGACGAATTGAAGATGCAGCTGGGCGAGCACGAGCACGAGGTGCGCGAATTGGGCGACGCGCTGGCCATTACCGCCAGTGAAAAGCGCGTGGCGGAGCTGGAAAACAAAATGACCATGCCCGGCTTTTACGACGACACCGAGGCCAGCGCCCGGGTATTTGCCGAGATGAGCGCGCTCAAGGGCCGGCTGGAGCGCTATGCAAAGCTGAAAGCGCTGTACGACGATGCCGAGACCATGCTGCTGCTGTGCGAGGAAGAGAACGACCCGGAGCTCATCCCCGAGGGCGAGTCGGCGGTGGAGGCGGTGACCAAGGCGGTGGAGGAGCTGCAGCTCATTACCCTGCTGTCGGGCCAGTACGACAAAAACAACGCCATTTTGACCTTTCACGCCGGGACCGGCGGCACCGAGGCACAGGATTGGGCGGACATGCTGTTCCGCATGTACAACCGCTGGGGCGCCGCCCACGGCTATAAGGTGAGCACCCTGGACTACCAGGACGGCGACGAGGCCGGGCTGAAGAGCGCTTCGATCCTGGTGGAGGGACCCAACGCGTACGGCATGCTGAAAAGCGAGAACGGGGTGCACCGCCTGGTGCGCGTTTCCCCCTTTGACTCGCAGAGCCGCCGCCAGACCAGCTTTGCCAGCCTGGAAGTGATGCCCGAGCTGGACGACAGCATCCAGGTGGACATCCGGCCGGAGGACGTGGAGATGCAGGTGTTCCGCTCGTCCGGCGCGGGCGGCCAGCACATCAACAAGACCTCCAGCGCGGTGCGCCTGATCCACAAGCCCACCGGCATTGTGGTGAGCTGCCAGACCGAGCGCAGCCAGTTTCAAAACCGCGACACCGCCATGAAGATGCTGGCCTCCAAGCTGTACCAGATCAAGGAGCAGGAGCACCTGGACAAGATCGGCGACATCAAGGGCGTGCAGAAGGAGATCGCCTGGGGCCACCAGATCCGCAGCTATGTGTTCATGCCCTACACCCTGGTGAAGGATCACCGGACCGGTTACGAAAACGGCAACGTGCAGGCCGTGATGGACGGGGAGCTGGACGGATTTATCAACGCATACCTGAAGGCCGCCAGCAAGGGCGAATTGCAGGATACCTGA